One Osmerus eperlanus chromosome 2, fOsmEpe2.1, whole genome shotgun sequence genomic window, AGTTTGTTCTGCTTTGATGACAACAAAAGTGCTGGACTAAATTTAAGATGGACCCAAGGGAGAAAGGTTGAGCAACTCATTGCTTCTTACTGGGACTACATGTTTCACAGACTAAACAATAAACACTTAACATCTCAGGCTTCACATCTCTAAAACATTCAGCTGACAATGCTTATTAGTGGTCTATAAAAAGCTGTTTAGTGTCGAACAAGAGTTCAACTAAAATGAACATGATGTACCTGTAAGGGCACTTTGTATACTTACCAAACTTGTAAGTAATACATATACATCAATACATAACATACATCCTACAACAGCTCAATGTATTTAGTCTTTTACGCCACTGACACATATCTGACCCATGGAAAGTTCCATGGAGTACCTTTGGCTTGTGTACAATTCGATGAAATGGGAAAATGACAGGTAACAGAAACTAAAAATCACACTTTTAGCCGGAGAAAAAAAACCCTAACCTGAACTACAGAGTAGTCTTTTTCTTTGGACAAAAATGTGAAGAGAACCCTGAAGAACAGTGCATATCAATAACCTTTCCTTATTGAGGAATAGTGATGTGGTTCTTATAACATAGCCATGTTACTAATAACTTAGAACATGTCCCGAGGTTTCCTGTTCAGAGGTCACTGAATGATGAGATACAAAATAGCTGCTTGTTTCAAAAGTTAGCGTACAGCAAGATGAACTGCAATGTAACAGTGTCAAGTCCAGTGGTTTCAATACTGAGAAATTCATGAAAGTTATTGAACTATGGGGAGATAGACACACGCATAAGAGGCTGTCAACATGTTTCACGTAAAACTAAAATGACACAACAAATAATAATAAGGCTGGGGTCTGGTTCATATGACCGgctttgttctttttttcctttcccTTTCGTTAAAGCTTCCAGGCTCCTGGTGGTCcggagggtgaggcagggtcAGCTGACATCAGTGCAGgacactgactggctgactgacgtCAGGGAGACATCCAGTCTGTTCTTCACTCCATgggcagtcagtcagccagccagccagtcaaaacACTTATAGGCTTAGAAACCCAACACTGGCAGCATACACCTCCACATCTtcatcgtcctcctcctcctcttctttctccatctctcctccgctGTGGGCGGCCGCATTCTTCCTCTTCACCTGCCGGCGGGCGGCGCACCTGGGCCTCTGCATTGGCACCAGCAGACGGAAGCCCGGCACGGCGTGGGCCGAGTGGGaggcggggtcggggggcacGGCCGTGAAGGTGCAGGGCATCagcgtggaggtggtggaggaggggctggtgcTCTGGACGGACGAGTATCCAGAGCTGGGCTCGTTGGAGAAGACGAGGGGCTCCCGGGGTCTCCTCCTGGCGCTACACTGGCCATCCGCTGCCTTTTGCTTGCCGTCCTGGCAGAAGCTGTCCTCGTCGCTGGAGAGGGCGCGGCAGCGGTGCTCCCTCTCCGCTGGCTCGGTCTCCAGGTGGACGGCCACGGCGGaagctgagagggagaggaaacaggaagttcacGGTTAACAAAAGAGTGTTCCAGCCAACCAAATCCTGTTACTTTCTATCTGCTGTGCTTTCtacttgtaccatttgtatgtCGCTTCGGATAAAAACTTTGTTGGTTCTGTGCGTCATCGCTgaatgtatttacattttatccatttagcagacgcttttttcCATAGCTTAGGAAGAGGCCATTGATTGATTTCGCTATTTTGCAAGGCCCGGACGCATCGGCCCGGGTTTGATTCCGACTTGGGCCTTTACTGcatgttttcccctctctcgCACCTACATTTCCTGTCTATCTCTTAACTGTCACAGTCCAATACATATGTATCATATACCAAAATGATATCTTTAAGTCAGATCTACTACTTAACTTATCACAGTGGCTCAGATCAGGACTATAAGGCATGTAGTCGATAACATGAAACGGAggcatctccctcctctctacccctccacttACTCTCtgcgtctttctctccctcgctctccccctcctgatCGCCCTCGTAGCCCGAACAGGAAGTATCCAGGCTCCAGTCCAGGATGTCGCCGACCAGCGTCTCCTCCTGATTGGACAGCTCGGCTGTGGGCGTGGCCACAAAGCTGCCTCGGTGGGCCTGCAGGCAGTCCTCTCGTCTCCTGGGGAAACAAAACGGCAAACCGGTGCGGCGTTCACAGAGCTGGTGCGGCTGTCGTGGTGAAAACCCAGGAGTGtgactgtgtacgtgtgtgtgtgtgtgcgcttgcacTCGTGCAGGTGTGAGCCACCAGCCCCACCTCTTGCTGTGGCTGGCTGGTGATGAGAGGAAGGTGTAGGCTTCAGCCAGCTGGgccgtggggctgggggggagcagCTGAGGCTCCCCCTCCGGGACCTCCAGGATCTGACACAGCTCCTTGAAGTCGATGACCTGGAGGGGAccacagggggcggggggggagatgaggcgCTAGCCCAGCTGAACATGGTGGAAACCCTTAACTTTTGTTACGGTAACCAAAAGCGGTCGCCAGGGTTAGGCCTCAtcatgtagcgtgtgtgtgtgtgtctcaccttctCTTTGCTGATGTGCTGGTAGGCCTCATCCTCAAAGCGCTGCTTCACCCCTGTGAGAGACACGTGTCGGTAGTCCTTGGGGATATCCTCACTGAAgctgaaaaagaaagaaagagttgaGATTGAAATCCACCCTGCCATTTCAGTTATTGTCGAACGTAAAAGTAAATCTTGTGGCTTGTCTATTTGGGAGTGGGACGAGGCCCATAAATGCGGTCTTCGATCTGGTCTGACTCACCCTGCAGCATGCTTCCGACTCACTcaccccctccaacacacacacaccagctccacctccacatcacacgcacacacccctctgcctcccACAGTACTGTTTAGAGCCTCTAACTAACTGCCCGACACCACGCATGTGTGTGCCGGAGGCCTCTTTCCATCGATCCTCTTATTGGTGTTAACCACGCAAACAAAGTTTACCATTTGACGTAGAGCATCACAGTCCACAGCACCAGGTACTGCTTGGAGAAGCCCGTGTAGTCGGCCAACTGGCTGGGCCAGAGGGgagctgtggagagagggatggaaggagggagagagagggatggagagggatagGTGGGAGAAAGGTCAGACTAGGGTCAAATATGCTCACATctataatggtgtgtgtgtgtgtgtattagcatGCGAGAGCGTCTTGTCGGGCGCGTACCGTAGTGGTGCATGGCCCGCGTGAGGAGCAGCGCGGCGCAGGCCAGCGTGGCGTGCCGCGCCGCGCCCAGGGAGGAGTAGAGCAGCGACAGCTCACAGATGTAGCTGAACAGGTGGAGGCTGCGGCGCTCCATGGGCAGCAGGGACATCAGCACCTCTCCGTAGTCCAGCAGGGTGGGGCTCTGCGGGGGGCACATCACCTCAGTTCATACATGCAACGCTGACACGCGTCGGAGCGCGTGGCCGTGGCGACTGTACGAAAGGACGCTTTGGATTGATTGCGAAGCGTTTGCACATTGATTTAGCGTTAGCGCACGGACGGCTAAATGGGCTCGGCACCCGTTTGAGTTCAAGAAAATGTGTTCGAAGCATGCGCGTCCGTCCGTCCGCTCACCCTGATCTTGCCCTCCAGGACGGCCACCACCTCGCCCATCATGCGGACCAGGTCCTCGTACTTGTAGGTGTTGTCTGTGAGCCACACGGCCTCGCGGATGGTCAGGATGTCCTTGCTGACGTAGCTGTGGAGACGAGACAAACCGCGAGCTTCAGAAAGAGGCCGATGGGAGGAGAATGAAGACGATGATGACGTGCCAGATCCTAGAGACACGGGCGGTGTCTGCAGCCTCACCGCGTGCACACCACCATGCAGGCGATGCCCAGCAGCTGGAGGCGGGCCTTGGGCACCGAGCGCAGCTCCAGGTAGCGGTCCACGCAGCTCACGGTCACGTGCAGCGTGAGGCTGGAGAAGTCCTTCATGGTGGTCACCTCCACCAGCCAGTCCACCAGGATGTACCTGGACGcgcgcacagagagagagagacagatgtcaCACGCTGGCCCACGGAGAGAAACGGGAGACAATGGAGAGGGTATGCTTGCGTGTTCCCCTGTGAGGTGTGGCGCAAACTCAGTGGTGAACGActatctacatttagtcattttagcagacgctcttatccagagctacttCTTGCCGGGCCGTTATGAAACAGCCTTCCAAAAAGGGAGTGTAACGCTCATCTCTAATCCACAAATAAAGTAACTCTAGCACTCTGCCACGACAACAAACCATCCGCAATGGATGACAGCGGTAACAAGTCCAGTTAGTCAGAGAATGCTAAAAGCCCAACGCTAAACCGCTTAAGAGTTGTGCGACGCCGGGCGGCCTACCTCATGGTGTCCTTGATGCCTGGCCGGAGGGTCTCGTCGCTGCCGTGGCGAGGGGTTTGGGGGCTGGCGTGGAAGAGCTGGGCCACCAGGTCGGCACAGGCCCGGGCCTCCAGGCCCAGGGGGTTCCCACTGCTGCACACCTTGGCCAGAGACAGCtgccagagaggggaggggacgggcAAGGAAGAAGGGGTtgaaagaaagggagatggatagacgAGATCGGAAGTGAcagaaaggtggagagagaaagatcacGGTCATGCCAATGACAGCCAGCTAGATAGGCCAAGTTTGATACCCCTGTGTACCAGCTGTGCCAAAATACACGGATCTGTCTCTCAAATCTA contains:
- the ccnf gene encoding cyclin-F, with protein sequence MKAGGALHCHCSKCFSVPVRKRVRKRAPVLTLLSLPEEVLLCVLQCLSAEDLLAVRAVHSQLRDIIDSHSSVWARVSFRDTWPSPTTVWLFERAAEKGNFEAAVKLGIAYLYNEGPLLCDEGRADRCGRKASRFFSLAESLRPPTADPFVWLFIRPPWSPTGSCCKAVVFDRLKAECETNVEKKGPLLHCLARVLQLFDEADRQAEALPMLEESSQAGCLQSSYMLWEHNRKSASSDPGRYLQCVRTLRDYAAKGCWEAQLSLAKVCSSGNPLGLEARACADLVAQLFHASPQTPRHGSDETLRPGIKDTMRYILVDWLVEVTTMKDFSSLTLHVTVSCVDRYLELRSVPKARLQLLGIACMVVCTRYVSKDILTIREAVWLTDNTYKYEDLVRMMGEVVAVLEGKIRSPTLLDYGEVLMSLLPMERRSLHLFSYICELSLLYSSLGAARHATLACAALLLTRAMHHYAPLWPSQLADYTGFSKQYLVLWTVMLYVKCFSEDIPKDYRHVSLTGVKQRFEDEAYQHISKEKVIDFKELCQILEVPEGEPQLLPPSPTAQLAEAYTFLSSPASHSKRRREDCLQAHRGSFVATPTAELSNQEETLVGDILDWSLDTSCSGYEGDQEGESEGEKDAETSAVAVHLETEPAEREHRCRALSSDEDSFCQDGKQKAADGQCSARRRPREPLVFSNEPSSGYSSVQSTSPSSTTSTLMPCTFTAVPPDPASHSAHAVPGFRLLVPMQRPRCAARRQVKRKNAAAHSGGEMEKEEEEEDDEDVEVYAASVGFLSL